A region of Pasteurellaceae bacterium Orientalotternb1 DNA encodes the following proteins:
- a CDS encoding tRNA adenosine(34) deaminase TadA, which translates to MFIQLTQTHCDLSLSEQDLHFMQYALNLANNAEAEGEIPVGAVLVAANGEILGEGWNRSIVLSDPTAHAEIQAIRMAGRKIENYRLLDTTLYVTLEPCTMCAGAILHSRIGRLVFGASDYKTGAIGSRFHFFEDFKMNHALQIRGGVMAAECSQKISHFFQQRRAEHKRLKALQAVTSD; encoded by the coding sequence ATGTTCATCCAACTTACCCAAACCCATTGTGATTTATCCCTTTCCGAGCAAGATCTCCACTTTATGCAATATGCTTTGAATTTGGCGAATAATGCTGAAGCCGAAGGTGAAATTCCTGTGGGGGCGGTGTTAGTTGCTGCAAATGGTGAGATCTTAGGCGAAGGTTGGAACCGTTCGATTGTGTTGTCTGACCCAACGGCTCACGCTGAAATTCAAGCGATCCGAATGGCAGGGCGGAAAATTGAAAATTACCGCCTGCTCGATACCACCTTGTACGTTACCCTTGAGCCTTGCACAATGTGTGCGGGGGCGATTTTGCATAGCCGCATCGGGCGGTTGGTGTTTGGGGCAAGTGATTATAAAACGGGGGCGATCGGCTCACGTTTTCACTTTTTTGAAGATTTCAAAATGAACCACGCCTTGCAAATTCGTGGCGGGGTGATGGCGGCAGAATGTAGTCAAAAAATCAGCCACTTTTTCCAACAACGCCGAGCAGAGCATAAGCGGTTGAAAGCGTTACAAGCGGTCACTTCCGACTAA
- the znuB gene encoding zinc ABC transporter permease (involved in transport of zinc(II) with ZnuA and C), translating into MFEILFPAWLAGLLLAFVTAPLGAFVVWRKMAYFGDTLSHSALLGVALGIFLQVDPYIAVIGMTILLALGLVWLEQHSNHSVDTILGIIAHCSLSLGVITISLLDNVRVDLMSYLFGDLLAIDFNDVLFIAAGVLFIVTVLGFLWKKLLSITVSPELAQIEGLNIDRLRLLLMLLTALTIALSMKFVGALIITSLLIIPSATARRFARTPEMMVGYAILFSILAVTGGLIFSGLKDTPAGPSVVVFAGAMFLLSLCKKNTE; encoded by the coding sequence ATGTTTGAGATTTTATTTCCCGCTTGGCTTGCAGGTTTGCTGCTTGCCTTTGTGACAGCCCCGCTCGGTGCTTTTGTGGTGTGGCGAAAAATGGCATATTTTGGCGATACCCTTTCCCATTCTGCTCTGCTTGGTGTAGCGTTAGGTATTTTTTTACAAGTTGATCCCTATATTGCGGTGATCGGGATGACGATTTTACTCGCACTCGGTTTGGTTTGGTTAGAGCAGCATTCTAACCATTCAGTTGATACCATTCTTGGCATCATCGCCCATTGCAGTTTGTCCCTTGGGGTGATCACCATTAGCCTGCTTGATAATGTGCGGGTCGATTTAATGTCTTATCTATTTGGCGATCTGTTAGCGATCGATTTTAATGATGTGCTCTTCATCGCCGCTGGCGTACTGTTTATCGTCACGGTTTTAGGCTTTTTATGGAAAAAATTGCTGTCGATTACCGTCAGCCCCGAACTCGCTCAAATCGAAGGTTTAAATATCGATCGTTTGCGGTTATTGCTGATGCTACTTACTGCTTTAACCATCGCATTAAGTATGAAATTTGTCGGGGCGTTAATCATTACATCGCTGCTGATTATCCCCTCCGCCACTGCCCGCCGTTTCGCCCGCACCCCTGAAATGATGGTAGGATATGCGATTTTGTTTAGCATTTTAGCCGTTACTGGCGGCTTAATTTTTTCAGGGCTAAAAGACACGCCCGCTGGTCCGTCTGTTGTGGTTTTTGCGGGAGCAATGTTCTTGCTTTCGTTATGCAAAAAAAACACAGAATAG
- a CDS encoding class II glutamine amidotransferase yields the protein MCQLLGMNCNTPTDITFSFDGFRRRAGLTDCHTDGFGIAFFEGKGVRIFRDNRPGASSPMADLVGQYRIKSYNVIAHIRKATCGEVNLENTHPFIREIWGENWVFAHNGTVDIKNCPNNHYQAIGTTDSEAAFCHLAAALKKRFSQKPSEKAIFDAIVEITSDIAQHGVFNFILSNGHWMIARCSTNLHYVTRKAPFGTALRDDDVMIDFRDYTCETDKVTIITTQPLTKNESWTKMKNGGYVFFKEGDVLFEIEGTLPECKPHV from the coding sequence ATGTGCCAATTACTCGGAATGAATTGCAACACCCCAACGGACATTACGTTCTCTTTTGACGGCTTCCGCCGTCGTGCTGGATTAACCGATTGCCACACAGATGGTTTCGGTATCGCTTTTTTTGAAGGCAAAGGCGTACGAATTTTTCGTGACAACCGACCAGGTGCCTCTTCGCCTATGGCAGATCTCGTGGGACAATACCGCATAAAATCCTACAATGTGATCGCCCACATTCGCAAAGCCACCTGCGGCGAAGTGAATTTGGAAAACACTCATCCCTTCATTCGCGAAATTTGGGGAGAAAACTGGGTGTTTGCCCATAACGGTACGGTCGATATCAAAAACTGCCCAAACAACCATTATCAAGCAATTGGTACGACGGACTCCGAAGCCGCTTTTTGCCACCTTGCTGCCGCACTAAAAAAACGTTTTAGTCAAAAACCCAGTGAAAAAGCCATTTTCGATGCCATTGTTGAGATCACCAGCGATATCGCCCAGCACGGCGTATTCAATTTTATTTTATCAAACGGACATTGGATGATCGCCCGCTGTTCCACCAATCTCCATTATGTGACCCGCAAAGCCCCATTTGGAACCGCCTTGCGTGATGATGATGTGATGATCGACTTCCGTGATTACACTTGCGAGACCGACAAAGTCACCATCATCACCACCCAACCGCTCACCAAAAATGAGAGCTGGACAAAAATGAAAAATGGCGGCTATGTCTTTTTCAAAGAAGGCGATGTCTTATTTGAAATTGAAGGCACCCTCCCTGAATGCAAACCGCACGTTTAG
- a CDS encoding phosphoheptose isomerase gives MYQQQILAELKEAADVLDKFIRDENNLKLIQQAALLISDSFKQGGKVLSCGNGGSHCDAMHFAEELTGRYRENRPGYPAIAISDVSHLSCVSNDFGYEYVFSRYVEAVGQKGDVLFGLSTSGNSKNVLNAIEAAKKKGMKVIAMTGKDGGQMAGLADVEIRVPHFRYADRIQEIHIKVIHILMMLIEFEMAKND, from the coding sequence ATGTATCAACAGCAGATTTTGGCGGAATTAAAAGAAGCAGCGGATGTATTAGATAAATTCATTCGTGATGAAAATAACTTGAAATTGATTCAACAAGCGGCATTGTTGATTTCCGATAGCTTCAAACAAGGCGGTAAAGTACTTTCGTGCGGTAATGGTGGTTCACACTGTGATGCAATGCATTTTGCCGAAGAGTTGACGGGGCGTTATCGCGAAAACCGCCCAGGTTACCCTGCAATTGCGATTTCTGATGTCAGCCATTTGAGTTGTGTGAGTAACGATTTTGGCTATGAATATGTCTTTTCTCGCTATGTTGAAGCGGTGGGGCAAAAAGGTGATGTACTGTTTGGATTATCCACTTCAGGCAATTCGAAAAACGTGTTAAATGCGATTGAAGCCGCGAAGAAAAAAGGGATGAAAGTGATTGCGATGACAGGTAAAGACGGCGGGCAAATGGCAGGGCTTGCCGATGTCGAAATTCGTGTACCACATTTCCGCTATGCTGATCGTATTCAAGAAATTCACATCAAGGTGATCCACATTCTGATGATGTTAATTGAATTTGAAATGGCGAAAAATGATTAG
- a CDS encoding ribosome recycling factor has protein sequence MINEIKKDTQDRMEKSLEALKGHISKIRTGRAQPSLLDGIQVDYYGSATPLRQLANVVAEDARTLAVTVFDRSLISAVEKAILTSDLGLNPSSAGTTIRVPLPPLTEERRRDLIKIVKSEGEQGKVAIRNVRRDANDKIKALEKEKAISENEERKAQEDIQKITDTYIKKVDEILADKEKELMDF, from the coding sequence ATGATCAACGAAATTAAAAAAGATACGCAAGATCGTATGGAAAAAAGCCTTGAAGCGTTAAAAGGTCACATTTCAAAAATCCGTACGGGTCGTGCTCAACCAAGTTTATTAGACGGCATTCAAGTGGATTACTACGGTTCTGCGACGCCACTTCGTCAATTAGCTAACGTGGTTGCAGAAGATGCTCGCACTTTAGCCGTCACGGTTTTCGACCGTTCTTTAATCAGTGCTGTTGAAAAAGCGATTTTAACTTCAGATTTAGGTTTAAACCCGTCTTCTGCGGGCACAACTATTCGTGTTCCGCTTCCGCCGCTTACGGAAGAACGTCGCCGTGATTTAATCAAAATCGTGAAAAGCGAAGGCGAGCAAGGCAAAGTGGCAATTCGTAACGTGCGTCGTGATGCGAATGATAAAATCAAAGCATTAGAAAAAGAGAAAGCGATCAGCGAAAACGAAGAACGCAAAGCACAGGAAGATATCCAAAAAATCACCGACACTTACATTAAAAAAGTCGATGAAATTTTGGCAGATAAAGAAAAAGAGTTGATGGATTTCTAA
- a CDS encoding ATP-dependent RNA helicase (participates in the assembly of the large subunit of the ribosome; plays a key role in optimal cell growth at low temperature and is required for normal cell division), with translation MTTNTLTFADLGLPQSILDAVTEMGFVTPSPIQQECIPHLLAGRDVLGMAQTGSGKTAAFSLPVLAQIDPNQRHPQMLVMAPTRELAIQVADACEQFTKNMKGIRTVTIYGGQRYDIQIRALKNGAQVVVGTPGRILDHIRRGTLDLSELKTIVLDEADEMLRMGFIEDVETVMAELPENHQTALFSATMPEPIRRITKRFMKDPQEVKIQATQRSAPDITQSYWMVNGFRKNDALLRFLEVEEFDAAIIFTRTKTGTTDVAELCERNGYRAAALNGDMTQQAREQALDKLRSGRLDIIVATDVAARGIDIDRISLVVNFDIPLDADSYVHRIGRTGRAGRSGRALLFVEPRERRLLKNIEHLIKKPIDQVSVPNHEILMATRREKFKAKISLQLEHHDLELYRELLEDLFTADQDHEELAAAMMMLLQEKQKLILPPDPEIRSLRGERGKGRENPRSADRRGGREQRDNNGVAMDLYRIEIGREDGVEVRHIVGAIANEGDISSRYIGHIKLHDTYSTIELPQGMPKHLVQHFAQKARVLSKPMQMSLLGPADSATNSSPYENKGGRGRGDRNDRRGGRDRDERSFKDRKGGFKEKRFNDRGRR, from the coding sequence ATGACAACTAACACTTTAACTTTTGCCGATTTAGGCTTACCACAATCTATCCTTGATGCCGTCACTGAAATGGGTTTTGTAACCCCATCGCCAATTCAACAAGAATGTATCCCACACTTACTCGCAGGGCGTGATGTGTTGGGAATGGCACAAACGGGAAGTGGTAAAACCGCAGCTTTTTCTTTACCTGTTTTGGCTCAAATTGATCCAAACCAACGCCACCCGCAAATGTTGGTGATGGCACCAACCCGTGAACTTGCGATTCAAGTGGCAGACGCTTGTGAACAATTCACCAAAAATATGAAAGGCATTCGCACCGTGACCATTTACGGTGGCCAGCGTTACGATATTCAAATCCGTGCGTTAAAAAATGGGGCTCAAGTGGTTGTGGGGACACCGGGGCGTATTCTTGATCACATTCGCCGTGGCACTTTGGATTTATCAGAACTCAAAACCATCGTGCTTGATGAAGCGGACGAAATGTTGCGTATGGGCTTTATTGAAGACGTGGAAACGGTGATGGCAGAATTGCCTGAAAACCACCAAACCGCGTTATTTTCTGCCACAATGCCAGAGCCAATTCGCCGTATTACCAAACGTTTTATGAAGGATCCGCAAGAAGTCAAAATTCAAGCGACCCAACGTTCCGCACCTGACATTACCCAAAGCTACTGGATGGTCAATGGCTTCCGCAAAAACGATGCGTTACTGCGTTTCTTGGAAGTGGAAGAATTTGATGCAGCGATTATTTTCACCCGCACCAAAACGGGTACCACCGATGTGGCAGAACTTTGTGAACGCAATGGCTACCGTGCCGCCGCATTAAACGGCGATATGACCCAACAAGCACGTGAACAGGCGTTAGACAAACTGCGTTCAGGGCGTTTAGATATTATCGTGGCAACAGATGTGGCAGCTCGCGGGATCGACATCGATCGCATCAGCCTTGTGGTGAACTTTGATATTCCGCTTGATGCCGACTCTTACGTTCACCGTATCGGTCGTACTGGTCGTGCAGGGCGTTCAGGGCGAGCGTTACTTTTCGTAGAGCCACGTGAACGTCGTTTATTGAAAAATATCGAACACTTAATCAAAAAGCCAATTGATCAAGTGTCAGTACCAAACCACGAAATTTTAATGGCAACACGCCGCGAAAAATTCAAAGCGAAAATCTCACTACAACTTGAGCATCACGATTTAGAGTTATATCGTGAATTGTTGGAAGATCTGTTTACTGCAGACCAAGACCACGAAGAATTAGCCGCAGCGATGATGATGTTATTGCAAGAAAAGCAAAAACTCATTCTGCCGCCTGATCCTGAAATTCGTTCATTGCGTGGCGAGCGTGGCAAAGGACGTGAAAATCCACGTTCAGCCGATCGTCGTGGCGGTCGTGAGCAGCGTGATAACAACGGCGTAGCGATGGATCTTTACCGCATCGAAATCGGACGTGAAGATGGTGTAGAAGTTCGTCATATCGTTGGTGCGATTGCCAACGAAGGTGATATCAGCAGCCGCTACATTGGGCATATCAAACTACACGATACTTATTCAACCATTGAATTGCCGCAAGGTATGCCGAAGCATTTAGTGCAACACTTCGCACAAAAAGCCCGAGTGTTAAGCAAACCGATGCAGATGTCGTTATTAGGTCCTGCTGACAGTGCGACCAACAGCAGCCCATACGAAAACAAAGGCGGGCGTGGTCGTGGTGATCGCAATGACCGCCGTGGTGGACGTGATCGTGATGAGCGTAGCTTCAAAGACCGCAAAGGTGGCTTTAAAGAAAAACGCTTTAATGACCGAGGTCGCAGATAA
- the znuC gene encoding zinc ABC transporter ATP-binding protein ZnuC (involved in transport of zinc(II) with ZnuA and C), whose translation MQISQIRPLIDRSKPPLVQLDNINVTFDQQPILQNISLKIYPNSITTIVGPNGGGKSTLLKVLLKLLPATSGHVSHQKGLKIGYVPQKLHLDPSIPITVHKFLSLKPNSNNALIDEALSLFSITHLSENRMQKLSGGELQRVLLARAILDRPQLLVLDEPMQGVDITGQTELYQLLNKTRGWLNCAILMVSHDLNIVMANTDEVLCVNRHICCAGTPEMISSEPSFIHFFGDQFAKNVAIYAHKHNHHHDLHGDVCRGNCQH comes from the coding sequence ATGCAAATTAGCCAAATTCGACCTCTGATTGACCGTTCCAAGCCGCCTTTAGTGCAGCTCGACAATATCAACGTGACTTTTGATCAGCAGCCCATTTTACAAAACATCAGCCTAAAAATTTACCCGAACTCGATCACGACAATTGTCGGTCCAAATGGTGGGGGAAAATCCACCCTGCTTAAAGTGCTGCTGAAATTATTGCCTGCCACAAGCGGTCACGTTTCACATCAAAAAGGCTTAAAAATCGGCTATGTGCCGCAAAAATTGCATCTTGATCCCTCGATTCCGATCACTGTTCACAAGTTTTTATCATTAAAACCAAACAGCAATAATGCCTTGATTGATGAAGCCCTATCACTATTTTCGATTACCCATTTAAGCGAAAATCGAATGCAAAAATTATCAGGTGGTGAATTACAACGAGTGCTGCTTGCTCGGGCGATTTTGGATCGTCCACAACTATTAGTGTTAGATGAGCCGATGCAAGGTGTGGATATTACAGGGCAAACGGAACTCTATCAACTGCTAAATAAAACTCGGGGGTGGTTAAATTGTGCGATTTTAATGGTTTCGCACGATTTAAACATCGTGATGGCAAATACCGACGAAGTTTTATGCGTCAATCGCCATATTTGCTGTGCTGGAACGCCTGAAATGATTTCGAGCGAACCGAGTTTTATTCACTTTTTTGGCGATCAATTTGCTAAAAACGTGGCAATTTACGCCCATAAACACAATCACCATCACGATTTACACGGCGATGTCTGCCGTGGTAACTGCCAACATTAA